Proteins from a single region of Cydia amplana chromosome 17, ilCydAmpl1.1, whole genome shotgun sequence:
- the LOC134655626 gene encoding mediator of RNA polymerase II transcription subunit 6, protein MMPGRIGNLPIAAENPLGLSWHDSTWIPSLNPSNIMDYFSERSNPFFDRTCNNEVVKMQRLSMDQLQSMTGLEYMLLHVQDPILYVIRKQHRHSPNHVIPLADYYIIAGIVYQAPDLASVLNSRLLSAVHHLQCSFEETMSYSRYHPSKGYWWDFKANKPGLSPFNAGSSAPKETTTTPKEEPSTVFQRQRVDMLLAELVRQFPLPVAQVPHNQTNGVKTENTSDKDKPSETNNVNNITIKQEPVDPSGSDMTNGAIQGHVDIKQEIKQENMKPPPEKKPRV, encoded by the exons ATGATGCCCGGAAGGATTGGTAACTTGCCCATAGCGGCTGAGAACCCTCTAGGATTGTCTTGGCACGATTCAACTTGGATACCTTCGCTGAATCCATCAAATATAATGGACTATTTTTCGGAAAGATCTAACCCATTTTTCGATCGCACGTGTAACAATGAAGTTGTTAAGATGCAACGGCTCAGCATGGACCAATTGCA GTCTATGACTGGGTTGGAGTACATGCTTCTACATGTTCAGGATCCAATCTTATATGTCATCCGTAAACAACATAGACACAGTCCAAATCATGTCATACCTCTTGCTGATTACTATATCATTGCCGGCATTGTTTATCAGGCTCCTGACCTCGCCAGTGTACTTAATTCTAGACTG TTATCTGCTGTCCACCACCTACAATGTTCCTTTGAAGAAACAATGTCTTACTCACGATACCATCCCAGTAAAGGTTACTGGTGGGATTTTAAGGCAAATAAACCAG GCCTAAGCCCCTTCAATGCTGGTTCATCAGCACCCAAAGAAACAACAACTACTCCCAAAGAAGAGCCATCAACAGTGTTCCAACGGCAGCGGGTCGACATGCTATTAGCAGAGCTAGTGCGGCAGTTTCCACTACCTGTAGCCCAAGTACCTCATAATCAG ACTAATGGAGTAAAAACTGAAAATACAAGTGACAAAGACAAACCATCAGAAACAAACAATGTCAATAACATCACTATAAAGCAGGAGCCTGTGGACCCTAGCGGGTCGGACATGACCAACGGCGCCATCCAAGGACACGTGGACATCAAACAGGAAATCAAGCAAGAGAACATGAAGCCTCCTCCAGAGAAGAAGCCCAGAGTGTGA
- the LOC134656012 gene encoding uncharacterized protein LOC134656012, with protein sequence MTDESVNISAKTRARALEPINKHGYMDGAADGQNAAFQTSFNIGYEQGFNFGTELGFNETLAQYQNEPPVLNLQDPRRINCQMCITGSGAQENIVNLYNAQKEKNDLYLSKQSNKGE encoded by the exons ATGACTGACGAGAGCGTGAATATATCAGCCAAAACAAGAGCCAGAGCTCTAGAACCAATTAACAAA CATGGATACATGGATGGTGCAGCTGATGGACAGAATGCTGCATTTCAAACCAGTTTTAACATTGGCTATGAACAAGGTTTTAACTTTGGCACGGAGTTAGGATTCAATGAAACTCT AGCACAATACCAAAATGAACCACCGGTGCTGAATTTGCAAGATCCAAGACGGATAAATTGTCAAATGTGTATAACTGGGTCAGGAGCTCAGGAGAACATTGTCAATTTATACAACGcacaaaaagaaaagaatgatCTCTATTTAAGTAAACAATCAAATAAAGGGGAATGA
- the LOC134656104 gene encoding CDAN1-interacting nuclease 1 — protein sequence MKPMKVELYNAIVADFNRLTSYGRKAENELKKKYKNLPPATLGSIISLLVQRSMKQSYRKSPSISSRYYELYEGLMRDKSAEDGVLLQLSDKQGISPALFARSLLQNVYSDSSMVKKCFKDTTLIEDKQLAYQVFLGTMNDNQYGPYADIIKQSIGLEYELRLEKELRLMNITFSDENVLRSRGYDKTPDFKLDVPIAVDGFIIHWVESKALFGDEENHSGYLKDQLMAYWNRFGPGLVIYWFGYLETLDSTPEVNKMFILRTNFPKKESITQYKMDFDV from the exons ATGAAACCTATGAAAGTGGAATTATACAACGCTATTGTAGCAGACTTTAATAGGCTCACATCGTATGGGCGTAAAGCTGAGAATGAATTAAAGAAAAAGTATAAAAA TTTACCACCAGCTACACTGGGCAGCATTATATCACTGTTGGTGCAGAGATCAATGAAACAGAGCTATAGAAAGTCACCATCAATATCCAGTCGATATTATGAACTGTATGAAGGACTAATGAGAGACAAATCTGCAGAAGATGGTGTTCTTTTACA GCTCTCCGACAAGCAAGGAATAAGCCCGGCCCTGTTTGCTAGATCTCTCTTGCAGAATGTTTACTCGGACTCATCCATGGTCAAGAAGTGCTTCAAAGACACCACATTGATTGAAGACAAACAACTTGCCTATCAAGTCTTTCTG GGCACCATGAATGATAACCAGTATGGCCCATATGCAGATATAATAAAACA gTCAATTGGATTAGAATATGAGTTACGACTAGAAAAAGAGTTAAGATTGATGAATATAACATTCTCTGATGAAAATGTATTGAGGTCTCGGGGTTATGATAAGACCCCTGATTTCAAACTTGATGTACCCATAGCAGTAGATGGCTTTATTATTCATTGGGTAGAAAGTAAAGCATTATTTGGTGATGAAGAAAACCATTCTGGATATTTAAAGGATCAATTAATGGCTTATTGGAACAGATTTGGTCCAGGATTAGTAATCTATTGGTTTGGGTATCTAGAAACACTGGATTCCACCCcagaagtaaataaaatgtttattttaagaacTAATTTCCCAAAAAAAGAGAGTATTACGCAGTACAAGATGGACTTTGATGTGTAG